The following proteins are co-located in the Oncorhynchus clarkii lewisi isolate Uvic-CL-2024 chromosome 30, UVic_Ocla_1.0, whole genome shotgun sequence genome:
- the LOC139389471 gene encoding ectoderm-neural cortex protein 1-like, with protein MKMSVCTHENRKSCLSSASMNIFLFHKSSYADSVLTHLNALRQQQLFTDVLLHAGKRSFPCHRAVLAACSRYFQAMFSGGLRESQASEVDFRDSIHPEVLELLLDYAYTSRVVINEENAESLLEAGDMLEFQDIRDACAEFLERNLATSNCLGMLLLSDAHQCTKLSELSWGMCLSNFPTICKTEDFLQLPKDMVVTLLSHEELETEDERLVYEAALNWVNYDLEMRHCHLPELLRTVRLALLPTIFLMENVSTEELINAQTKSKELVDEAIRYKLRILQNDGVVNSPLARPRKTSHALFLLGGQTFMCDKLYLVDQKAKEIIPKADIPSPRKEFSACAISCKVYVTGGRGSENGVSKDVWVYDTSREEWSKAAPMIIARFGHGSAELKNCLYVVGGHTAGTGCLPASPSGSLKQVEKYDPVANKWCMVAPLREGVSNGAVVSVKLKLFAFGGTSVTHDKLPKVQLYDPQENRWSVPASCPQPWRYTAAAVLNNQIFVMGGDTEFSACSAYKFNSDSYQWTKVADVTAKRMSCQAVASGNKLYVVGGYFGTQRCKTLDCYDPTLDAWNSITTVPYSLIPTAFVSTWKHLPD; from the exons ATGAAAATGTCCGTCTGCACGCATGAGAACCGCAAATCCTGCCTCAGCTCAGCGTCCATGAACATCTTCCTGTTTCACAAGTCATCGTACGCGGACAGCGTCCTTACGCACCTCAACGCGCTCCGGCAGCAGCAGCTCTTCACCGATGTCCTCCTCCACGCTGGGAAACGCTCCTTCCCCTGTCACCGTGCTGTGCTGGCTGCATGCAGTCGCTACTTCCAG GCCATGTTCAGCGGAGGTCTCCGGGAGAGCCAGGCCAGCGAGGTGGACTTCAGGGACTCCATCCACCCAGAGGTCCTGGAGCTCTTACTAGACTATGCCTACACCTCCCGGGTGGTGATCAACGAGGAGAATGCAGAGTCCCTCCTGGAGGCCGGAGACATGCTGGAGTTCCAGGACATCCGGGACGCCTGCGCTGAGTTTCTGGAGCGGAACTTGGCTACGTCCAATTGCCTGGGCATGCTGCTGCTGTCCGACGCCCACCAGTGTACCAAGCTGTCCGAGCTCTCCTGGGGCATGTGCCTCAGCAACTTCCCCACCATCTGCAAGACGGAGGACTTCCTTCAGCTGCCCAAGGACATGGTGGTGACGTTGCTGTCCCATGAAGAGTTAGAGACGGAGGACGAGAGGCTGGTCTACGAGGCCGCCCTCAACTGGGTCAACTATGACCTGGAGATGAGGCACTGCCACCTCCCCGAGCTGCTGAGGACGGTCCGCCTGGCCCTCCTCCCCACCATCTTCCTCATGGAGAACGTGTCCACAGAGGAGCTAATCAATGCCCAGACGAAGAGCAAGGAGCTGGTGGACGAGGCCATACGCTATAAACTCAGGATCCTCCAGAATGATGGTGTGGTCAACAGCCCCCTGGCCAGGCCCAGGAAGACCAGCCATGCCCTGTTCCTCTTGGGAGGACAGACCTTCATGTGTGACAAGCTGTACCTGGTAGACCAGAAGGCAAAGGAGATCATACCCAAGGCCGACATCCCCAGCCCCAGGAAGGAGTTCAGTGCTTGCGCCATCAGCTGTAAGGTCTACGTGACCGGCGGGAGGGGCTCAGAGAACGGTGTGTCCAAAGATGTTTGGGTCTACGATACGTCCCGCGAGGAATGGTCCAAGGCGGCGCCTATGATCATCGCCCGCTTCGGCCACGGATCGGCCGAGCTCAAAAACTGCCTCTACGTGGTTGGAGGACACACAGCGGGTACAGGCTGTCTCCCCGCCTCGCCCTCTGGGTCACTCAAACAGGTTGAGAAGTACGACCCGGTTGCCAACAAGTGGTGCATGGTGGCGCCGCTGAGGGAGGGCGTGAGCAACGGGGCGGTGGTCAGTGTCAAACTCAAACTCTTCGCCTTTGGAGGAACCAGCGTCACCCACGACAAATTACCCAAGGTGCAGCTCTACGACCCACAGGAGAATAGGTGGTCTGTCCCTGCCTCCTGCCCACAGCCCTGGCGATACACGGCCGCCGCCGTCCTCAACAACCAGATCTTTGTGATGGGCGGCGACACAGAGTTCTCGGCGTGCTCGGCCTATAAGTTCAACAGCGACAGTTACCAATGGACTAAAGTAGCAGATGTGACAGCCAAGAGGATGAGCTGCCAGGCAGTGGCATCAGGTAACAAACTGTACGTGGTGGGAGGCTACTTTGGCACTCAGCGGTGTAAGACTCTGGACTGTTACGATCCAACACTGGACGCGTGGAACAGCATCACTACCGTACCCTACTCACTCATCCCCACAGCATTCGTCTCCACCTGGAAACACCTCCCAGACTGA